Proteins encoded in a region of the Canis lupus familiaris isolate Mischka breed German Shepherd chromosome 1, alternate assembly UU_Cfam_GSD_1.0, whole genome shotgun sequence genome:
- the LOC484540 gene encoding zinc finger protein 585A isoform X3 — protein sequence MLETYSHLLSVGYEVPQPEVFMLEQGKEPWALQGESPHQNCPEDLWQIGDQIESYQQKENKSLRDVAFIKKILTTKKDYEYKDIRKIIYVSQNILSPKRSHQCDSFGIAFKHALDLHSHYRNSTSKNINKITEYSKISYYTDPECSPTGEKLWDHNQCGKILSYKQAPSQHQKIHTGEKPYECAEFGKIFTQKSQLRVHLKVHTGEKLYVCIDCGKAFVKKPEFITHQRAHTREKPYKCSECGKAFFQVSSLLRHQRIHTGEKLYECSECGKGFSYNSDLSIHQKIHTGERHHECNDCGKAFTQKSTLKMHQKIHTGERSYICIECGQAFIQKTHLIAHRRIHTGEKPYECDNCGKSFISKSQLQVHQRIHTRMKPFIYTEYGKIFNNSSNLITHKKVQIREKSSICTECGKAFTYRSELIIHQRIHTGEKPYECGDCGKAFTQKSALTVHQRIHTGEKSYVCMKCGLAFIQKAHLIAHQIIHTGEKPYKCGHCGKSFTSKSQLHVHKRIHTGEKPYMCTKCGKAFTNRSNLITHQKTHTGEKSYICPKCGKAFTQRSDLITHQRIHTGEKPYECGTCGKAFTQKSHLNIHQKIHTGERQYECHECGKAFNQKSILIVHQKIHTGEKPYVCSECGRAFIRKSNFITHQRIHTGEKPYECNDCGKSFTSKSQLLVHQPIHTGEKPYVCAVCGKAFSGRSNLSKHQKTHTGEKPYICSECGKTFRQKSELIIHHRIHTGEKPYECSDCGKSFTKKSQLQVHQRIHTGEKPYICAECGKAFTDRSNLNKHQTTHTGDKPYKCVVCGKGFVQKSVLNVHQSIHT from the exons atgctggagacctatAGTCACCTGCTCTCTGTAG GGTATGAAGTTCCCCAACCAGAAGTTTTCATGTTGGAGCAAGGAAAGGAGCCATGGGCATTGCAGGGTGAGAGCCCACATCAGAACTGTCCAG AAGATTTGTGGCAGATTGGTGACCAGATAGAGAGCtatcagcaaaaagaaaacaaatctttaagaGATGTTGCTTTCATCAAGAAAATTTTGACAACAAAGAAGGATTATGAATATAAggacattagaaaaataatttatgtgagCCAAAACATTCTTTCTCCAAAAAGATCCCATCAGTGTGACTCATTTGGAATTGCTTTCAAGCATGCTTTAGATTTACACAGTCATTATAGAAACAGTACCTCAAAGAACATTAATAAGATTACTGAATATAGTAAAATTTCTTACTATACTGACCCTGAGTGTTCTCCAACAGGAGAGAAGTTATGGGACCATAATCAATGTGGAAAAATTCTCAGCTATAAACAAGCACCCTCTCAACATCAGAAAATTCATACTGGGGAAAAACCTTATGAATGTGCTGAATTTGGAAAGATCTTCACCCAGAAGTCACAGCTCAGGGTACATCTGAAAGTTCATACAGGAGAAAAACTCTATGTGTGCATTGACTGTGGGAAGGCTTTTGTAAAGAAGCCAGAATTCATTACACATCAGAGAGCCCATACTAGAGAGAAGCCCTATaagtgcagtgaatgtggaaaagctTTTTTCCAAGTGTCTTCTCTCTTAAGGcaccagagaattcatactggagaaaaactttatgaatgcagtgaatgtggaaaaggCTTCTCTTATAACTCTGATCTCAGTATACATCAAaaaattcatactggagagagaCACCATGAATGTAATGATTGCGGCAAAGCATTTACGCAAAAGTCTACACTCAAGATGCATCAAAAGATTCATACAGGTGAGCGATCCTATATATGTATTGAATGTGGACAGGCCTTCATCCAGAAGACACACTTGATTGCACACCGAAGGattcatactggagaaaaaccatatgaatGCGATAACTGTGGGAAGTCCTTCATTTCTAAATCACAGCTCCAGGTACATCAACGAATTCACACAAGAATGAAACCCTTTATATATACTGAATATGGGAAGATCTTCAACAATAGTTCCAACCTCATTACACATAAGAAAGTTCAAATTAGAGAGAAATCTTCCATATGCACTGAATGTGGTAAGGCCTTTACTTACAGATCAGAACTCATTatacatcagagaattcacactgggGAAAAACCTTATGAATGTGGTGACTGTGGAAAAGCTTTTACTCAAAAGTCAGCACTCACAGtgcatcagagaattcatacaggagaaaaatcatatgtaTGCATGAAATGTGGACTAGCCTTCATCCAGAAGGCTCACTTGATTGCACATCAAATaattcatacaggagagaaaccttataAGTGTGGCCACTGTGGGAAATCCTTTACTTCCAAGTCACAACTCCATGTACATAAACgaattcacacaggagagaaaccttataTGTGCACTAAATGTGGGAAGGCATTCACTAACAGGTCAAATCTCATTACACATCAGAAAACTCATACTGGAGAGAAGTCTTACATATGTCCtaaatgtggaaaagccttcacACAAAGGTCAGACTTGATTacacatcagagaattcatactggagagaaaccttatgaatgtggTACCTGTGGGAAAGCCTTTACCCAAAAATCACACCTCAATATACATCAGAAAATTCATACTGGAGAAAGGCAGTATGAATGccatgaatgtgggaaagcctttaacCAGAAATCAATACTCATTGTGCATCAGAAaattcatacaggagagaaaccttatgTTTGCAGTGAGTGTGGAAGAGCTTTCATCCGGAAATCAAACTTCATTactcatcagagaattcatactggagagaaaccttatgaatgcaATGATTGTGGGAAATCCTTTACCTCAAAATCTCAGCTCCTGGTACATCAACCAATTCATACAGGAGAAAAACCATATGTGTGTGCTGTttgtgggaaagcctttagtGGCAGGTCAAATCTCAGTAAACACCAGAAAACTCATACTGGAGAAAAGCCCTACATCTGTTCTGAATGTGGGAAGACCTTCAGACAGAAGTCAGAGTTGATTATACATCatagaattcacactggagagaaaccatatgaatgCAGTGACTGTGGCAAATCTTTCACTAAGAAATCACAACTTCAAGTGCATCAGCGAATTCACACAGGAGAAAAGCCTTATATATGTGCTGAGTGTGGGAAGGCTTTCACAGATAGGTCGAATTTGAATAAACACCAGACAACACACACTGGAGACAAACCCTATAAGTGTGTAGTCTGTGGGAAAGGCTTTGTCCAGAAATCTGTGCTCAATGTCCATCAGAGTATTCACACTTGA
- the LOC484540 gene encoding zinc finger protein 585A isoform X1 has protein sequence MTMSANRTSPQKSLILVPEEHDNSFEGSVSFRDVAVDFSREEWQHLDLAQRNLYRDVMLETYSHLLSVGYEVPQPEVFMLEQGKEPWALQGESPHQNCPEDLWQIGDQIESYQQKENKSLRDVAFIKKILTTKKDYEYKDIRKIIYVSQNILSPKRSHQCDSFGIAFKHALDLHSHYRNSTSKNINKITEYSKISYYTDPECSPTGEKLWDHNQCGKILSYKQAPSQHQKIHTGEKPYECAEFGKIFTQKSQLRVHLKVHTGEKLYVCIDCGKAFVKKPEFITHQRAHTREKPYKCSECGKAFFQVSSLLRHQRIHTGEKLYECSECGKGFSYNSDLSIHQKIHTGERHHECNDCGKAFTQKSTLKMHQKIHTGERSYICIECGQAFIQKTHLIAHRRIHTGEKPYECDNCGKSFISKSQLQVHQRIHTRMKPFIYTEYGKIFNNSSNLITHKKVQIREKSSICTECGKAFTYRSELIIHQRIHTGEKPYECGDCGKAFTQKSALTVHQRIHTGEKSYVCMKCGLAFIQKAHLIAHQIIHTGEKPYKCGHCGKSFTSKSQLHVHKRIHTGEKPYMCTKCGKAFTNRSNLITHQKTHTGEKSYICPKCGKAFTQRSDLITHQRIHTGEKPYECGTCGKAFTQKSHLNIHQKIHTGERQYECHECGKAFNQKSILIVHQKIHTGEKPYVCSECGRAFIRKSNFITHQRIHTGEKPYECNDCGKSFTSKSQLLVHQPIHTGEKPYVCAVCGKAFSGRSNLSKHQKTHTGEKPYICSECGKTFRQKSELIIHHRIHTGEKPYECSDCGKSFTKKSQLQVHQRIHTGEKPYICAECGKAFTDRSNLNKHQTTHTGDKPYKCVVCGKGFVQKSVLNVHQSIHT, from the exons ATGACTATGTCAGCTAATCGGACCTCTCCCCAGAAATCCCTGATCCTGGTTCCAGAGGAACATGACAATTCATTTGAG GGATCGGTGTCCTTCAGGGATGTCGCTGTAGATTTCAGCAGAGAGGAGTGGCAGCATCTAGACCTTGCTCAGAGAAACCTGTACCgggatgtgatgctggagacctatAGTCACCTGCTCTCTGTAG GGTATGAAGTTCCCCAACCAGAAGTTTTCATGTTGGAGCAAGGAAAGGAGCCATGGGCATTGCAGGGTGAGAGCCCACATCAGAACTGTCCAG AAGATTTGTGGCAGATTGGTGACCAGATAGAGAGCtatcagcaaaaagaaaacaaatctttaagaGATGTTGCTTTCATCAAGAAAATTTTGACAACAAAGAAGGATTATGAATATAAggacattagaaaaataatttatgtgagCCAAAACATTCTTTCTCCAAAAAGATCCCATCAGTGTGACTCATTTGGAATTGCTTTCAAGCATGCTTTAGATTTACACAGTCATTATAGAAACAGTACCTCAAAGAACATTAATAAGATTACTGAATATAGTAAAATTTCTTACTATACTGACCCTGAGTGTTCTCCAACAGGAGAGAAGTTATGGGACCATAATCAATGTGGAAAAATTCTCAGCTATAAACAAGCACCCTCTCAACATCAGAAAATTCATACTGGGGAAAAACCTTATGAATGTGCTGAATTTGGAAAGATCTTCACCCAGAAGTCACAGCTCAGGGTACATCTGAAAGTTCATACAGGAGAAAAACTCTATGTGTGCATTGACTGTGGGAAGGCTTTTGTAAAGAAGCCAGAATTCATTACACATCAGAGAGCCCATACTAGAGAGAAGCCCTATaagtgcagtgaatgtggaaaagctTTTTTCCAAGTGTCTTCTCTCTTAAGGcaccagagaattcatactggagaaaaactttatgaatgcagtgaatgtggaaaaggCTTCTCTTATAACTCTGATCTCAGTATACATCAAaaaattcatactggagagagaCACCATGAATGTAATGATTGCGGCAAAGCATTTACGCAAAAGTCTACACTCAAGATGCATCAAAAGATTCATACAGGTGAGCGATCCTATATATGTATTGAATGTGGACAGGCCTTCATCCAGAAGACACACTTGATTGCACACCGAAGGattcatactggagaaaaaccatatgaatGCGATAACTGTGGGAAGTCCTTCATTTCTAAATCACAGCTCCAGGTACATCAACGAATTCACACAAGAATGAAACCCTTTATATATACTGAATATGGGAAGATCTTCAACAATAGTTCCAACCTCATTACACATAAGAAAGTTCAAATTAGAGAGAAATCTTCCATATGCACTGAATGTGGTAAGGCCTTTACTTACAGATCAGAACTCATTatacatcagagaattcacactgggGAAAAACCTTATGAATGTGGTGACTGTGGAAAAGCTTTTACTCAAAAGTCAGCACTCACAGtgcatcagagaattcatacaggagaaaaatcatatgtaTGCATGAAATGTGGACTAGCCTTCATCCAGAAGGCTCACTTGATTGCACATCAAATaattcatacaggagagaaaccttataAGTGTGGCCACTGTGGGAAATCCTTTACTTCCAAGTCACAACTCCATGTACATAAACgaattcacacaggagagaaaccttataTGTGCACTAAATGTGGGAAGGCATTCACTAACAGGTCAAATCTCATTACACATCAGAAAACTCATACTGGAGAGAAGTCTTACATATGTCCtaaatgtggaaaagccttcacACAAAGGTCAGACTTGATTacacatcagagaattcatactggagagaaaccttatgaatgtggTACCTGTGGGAAAGCCTTTACCCAAAAATCACACCTCAATATACATCAGAAAATTCATACTGGAGAAAGGCAGTATGAATGccatgaatgtgggaaagcctttaacCAGAAATCAATACTCATTGTGCATCAGAAaattcatacaggagagaaaccttatgTTTGCAGTGAGTGTGGAAGAGCTTTCATCCGGAAATCAAACTTCATTactcatcagagaattcatactggagagaaaccttatgaatgcaATGATTGTGGGAAATCCTTTACCTCAAAATCTCAGCTCCTGGTACATCAACCAATTCATACAGGAGAAAAACCATATGTGTGTGCTGTttgtgggaaagcctttagtGGCAGGTCAAATCTCAGTAAACACCAGAAAACTCATACTGGAGAAAAGCCCTACATCTGTTCTGAATGTGGGAAGACCTTCAGACAGAAGTCAGAGTTGATTATACATCatagaattcacactggagagaaaccatatgaatgCAGTGACTGTGGCAAATCTTTCACTAAGAAATCACAACTTCAAGTGCATCAGCGAATTCACACAGGAGAAAAGCCTTATATATGTGCTGAGTGTGGGAAGGCTTTCACAGATAGGTCGAATTTGAATAAACACCAGACAACACACACTGGAGACAAACCCTATAAGTGTGTAGTCTGTGGGAAAGGCTTTGTCCAGAAATCTGTGCTCAATGTCCATCAGAGTATTCACACTTGA
- the LOC484540 gene encoding zinc finger protein 585A isoform X4, producing the protein MTMSANRTSPQKSLILVPEEHDNSFEGSVSFRDVAVDFSREEWQHLDLAQRNLYRDVMLETYSHLLSVGYEVPQPEVFMLEQGKEPWALQGESPHQNCPGEKLWDHNQCGKILSYKQAPSQHQKIHTGEKPYECAEFGKIFTQKSQLRVHLKVHTGEKLYVCIDCGKAFVKKPEFITHQRAHTREKPYKCSECGKAFFQVSSLLRHQRIHTGEKLYECSECGKGFSYNSDLSIHQKIHTGERHHECNDCGKAFTQKSTLKMHQKIHTGERSYICIECGQAFIQKTHLIAHRRIHTGEKPYECDNCGKSFISKSQLQVHQRIHTRMKPFIYTEYGKIFNNSSNLITHKKVQIREKSSICTECGKAFTYRSELIIHQRIHTGEKPYECGDCGKAFTQKSALTVHQRIHTGEKSYVCMKCGLAFIQKAHLIAHQIIHTGEKPYKCGHCGKSFTSKSQLHVHKRIHTGEKPYMCTKCGKAFTNRSNLITHQKTHTGEKSYICPKCGKAFTQRSDLITHQRIHTGEKPYECGTCGKAFTQKSHLNIHQKIHTGERQYECHECGKAFNQKSILIVHQKIHTGEKPYVCSECGRAFIRKSNFITHQRIHTGEKPYECNDCGKSFTSKSQLLVHQPIHTGEKPYVCAVCGKAFSGRSNLSKHQKTHTGEKPYICSECGKTFRQKSELIIHHRIHTGEKPYECSDCGKSFTKKSQLQVHQRIHTGEKPYICAECGKAFTDRSNLNKHQTTHTGDKPYKCVVCGKGFVQKSVLNVHQSIHT; encoded by the exons ATGACTATGTCAGCTAATCGGACCTCTCCCCAGAAATCCCTGATCCTGGTTCCAGAGGAACATGACAATTCATTTGAG GGATCGGTGTCCTTCAGGGATGTCGCTGTAGATTTCAGCAGAGAGGAGTGGCAGCATCTAGACCTTGCTCAGAGAAACCTGTACCgggatgtgatgctggagacctatAGTCACCTGCTCTCTGTAG GGTATGAAGTTCCCCAACCAGAAGTTTTCATGTTGGAGCAAGGAAAGGAGCCATGGGCATTGCAGGGTGAGAGCCCACATCAGAACTGTCCAG GAGAGAAGTTATGGGACCATAATCAATGTGGAAAAATTCTCAGCTATAAACAAGCACCCTCTCAACATCAGAAAATTCATACTGGGGAAAAACCTTATGAATGTGCTGAATTTGGAAAGATCTTCACCCAGAAGTCACAGCTCAGGGTACATCTGAAAGTTCATACAGGAGAAAAACTCTATGTGTGCATTGACTGTGGGAAGGCTTTTGTAAAGAAGCCAGAATTCATTACACATCAGAGAGCCCATACTAGAGAGAAGCCCTATaagtgcagtgaatgtggaaaagctTTTTTCCAAGTGTCTTCTCTCTTAAGGcaccagagaattcatactggagaaaaactttatgaatgcagtgaatgtggaaaaggCTTCTCTTATAACTCTGATCTCAGTATACATCAAaaaattcatactggagagagaCACCATGAATGTAATGATTGCGGCAAAGCATTTACGCAAAAGTCTACACTCAAGATGCATCAAAAGATTCATACAGGTGAGCGATCCTATATATGTATTGAATGTGGACAGGCCTTCATCCAGAAGACACACTTGATTGCACACCGAAGGattcatactggagaaaaaccatatgaatGCGATAACTGTGGGAAGTCCTTCATTTCTAAATCACAGCTCCAGGTACATCAACGAATTCACACAAGAATGAAACCCTTTATATATACTGAATATGGGAAGATCTTCAACAATAGTTCCAACCTCATTACACATAAGAAAGTTCAAATTAGAGAGAAATCTTCCATATGCACTGAATGTGGTAAGGCCTTTACTTACAGATCAGAACTCATTatacatcagagaattcacactgggGAAAAACCTTATGAATGTGGTGACTGTGGAAAAGCTTTTACTCAAAAGTCAGCACTCACAGtgcatcagagaattcatacaggagaaaaatcatatgtaTGCATGAAATGTGGACTAGCCTTCATCCAGAAGGCTCACTTGATTGCACATCAAATaattcatacaggagagaaaccttataAGTGTGGCCACTGTGGGAAATCCTTTACTTCCAAGTCACAACTCCATGTACATAAACgaattcacacaggagagaaaccttataTGTGCACTAAATGTGGGAAGGCATTCACTAACAGGTCAAATCTCATTACACATCAGAAAACTCATACTGGAGAGAAGTCTTACATATGTCCtaaatgtggaaaagccttcacACAAAGGTCAGACTTGATTacacatcagagaattcatactggagagaaaccttatgaatgtggTACCTGTGGGAAAGCCTTTACCCAAAAATCACACCTCAATATACATCAGAAAATTCATACTGGAGAAAGGCAGTATGAATGccatgaatgtgggaaagcctttaacCAGAAATCAATACTCATTGTGCATCAGAAaattcatacaggagagaaaccttatgTTTGCAGTGAGTGTGGAAGAGCTTTCATCCGGAAATCAAACTTCATTactcatcagagaattcatactggagagaaaccttatgaatgcaATGATTGTGGGAAATCCTTTACCTCAAAATCTCAGCTCCTGGTACATCAACCAATTCATACAGGAGAAAAACCATATGTGTGTGCTGTttgtgggaaagcctttagtGGCAGGTCAAATCTCAGTAAACACCAGAAAACTCATACTGGAGAAAAGCCCTACATCTGTTCTGAATGTGGGAAGACCTTCAGACAGAAGTCAGAGTTGATTATACATCatagaattcacactggagagaaaccatatgaatgCAGTGACTGTGGCAAATCTTTCACTAAGAAATCACAACTTCAAGTGCATCAGCGAATTCACACAGGAGAAAAGCCTTATATATGTGCTGAGTGTGGGAAGGCTTTCACAGATAGGTCGAATTTGAATAAACACCAGACAACACACACTGGAGACAAACCCTATAAGTGTGTAGTCTGTGGGAAAGGCTTTGTCCAGAAATCTGTGCTCAATGTCCATCAGAGTATTCACACTTGA
- the LOC484540 gene encoding zinc finger protein 585A isoform X2: protein MTIHLSNVPLQGSVSFRDVAVDFSREEWQHLDLAQRNLYRDVMLETYSHLLSVGYEVPQPEVFMLEQGKEPWALQGESPHQNCPEDLWQIGDQIESYQQKENKSLRDVAFIKKILTTKKDYEYKDIRKIIYVSQNILSPKRSHQCDSFGIAFKHALDLHSHYRNSTSKNINKITEYSKISYYTDPECSPTGEKLWDHNQCGKILSYKQAPSQHQKIHTGEKPYECAEFGKIFTQKSQLRVHLKVHTGEKLYVCIDCGKAFVKKPEFITHQRAHTREKPYKCSECGKAFFQVSSLLRHQRIHTGEKLYECSECGKGFSYNSDLSIHQKIHTGERHHECNDCGKAFTQKSTLKMHQKIHTGERSYICIECGQAFIQKTHLIAHRRIHTGEKPYECDNCGKSFISKSQLQVHQRIHTRMKPFIYTEYGKIFNNSSNLITHKKVQIREKSSICTECGKAFTYRSELIIHQRIHTGEKPYECGDCGKAFTQKSALTVHQRIHTGEKSYVCMKCGLAFIQKAHLIAHQIIHTGEKPYKCGHCGKSFTSKSQLHVHKRIHTGEKPYMCTKCGKAFTNRSNLITHQKTHTGEKSYICPKCGKAFTQRSDLITHQRIHTGEKPYECGTCGKAFTQKSHLNIHQKIHTGERQYECHECGKAFNQKSILIVHQKIHTGEKPYVCSECGRAFIRKSNFITHQRIHTGEKPYECNDCGKSFTSKSQLLVHQPIHTGEKPYVCAVCGKAFSGRSNLSKHQKTHTGEKPYICSECGKTFRQKSELIIHHRIHTGEKPYECSDCGKSFTKKSQLQVHQRIHTGEKPYICAECGKAFTDRSNLNKHQTTHTGDKPYKCVVCGKGFVQKSVLNVHQSIHT from the exons ATGACAATTCATTTGAG CAATGTGCCCTTACAGGGATCGGTGTCCTTCAGGGATGTCGCTGTAGATTTCAGCAGAGAGGAGTGGCAGCATCTAGACCTTGCTCAGAGAAACCTGTACCgggatgtgatgctggagacctatAGTCACCTGCTCTCTGTAG GGTATGAAGTTCCCCAACCAGAAGTTTTCATGTTGGAGCAAGGAAAGGAGCCATGGGCATTGCAGGGTGAGAGCCCACATCAGAACTGTCCAG AAGATTTGTGGCAGATTGGTGACCAGATAGAGAGCtatcagcaaaaagaaaacaaatctttaagaGATGTTGCTTTCATCAAGAAAATTTTGACAACAAAGAAGGATTATGAATATAAggacattagaaaaataatttatgtgagCCAAAACATTCTTTCTCCAAAAAGATCCCATCAGTGTGACTCATTTGGAATTGCTTTCAAGCATGCTTTAGATTTACACAGTCATTATAGAAACAGTACCTCAAAGAACATTAATAAGATTACTGAATATAGTAAAATTTCTTACTATACTGACCCTGAGTGTTCTCCAACAGGAGAGAAGTTATGGGACCATAATCAATGTGGAAAAATTCTCAGCTATAAACAAGCACCCTCTCAACATCAGAAAATTCATACTGGGGAAAAACCTTATGAATGTGCTGAATTTGGAAAGATCTTCACCCAGAAGTCACAGCTCAGGGTACATCTGAAAGTTCATACAGGAGAAAAACTCTATGTGTGCATTGACTGTGGGAAGGCTTTTGTAAAGAAGCCAGAATTCATTACACATCAGAGAGCCCATACTAGAGAGAAGCCCTATaagtgcagtgaatgtggaaaagctTTTTTCCAAGTGTCTTCTCTCTTAAGGcaccagagaattcatactggagaaaaactttatgaatgcagtgaatgtggaaaaggCTTCTCTTATAACTCTGATCTCAGTATACATCAAaaaattcatactggagagagaCACCATGAATGTAATGATTGCGGCAAAGCATTTACGCAAAAGTCTACACTCAAGATGCATCAAAAGATTCATACAGGTGAGCGATCCTATATATGTATTGAATGTGGACAGGCCTTCATCCAGAAGACACACTTGATTGCACACCGAAGGattcatactggagaaaaaccatatgaatGCGATAACTGTGGGAAGTCCTTCATTTCTAAATCACAGCTCCAGGTACATCAACGAATTCACACAAGAATGAAACCCTTTATATATACTGAATATGGGAAGATCTTCAACAATAGTTCCAACCTCATTACACATAAGAAAGTTCAAATTAGAGAGAAATCTTCCATATGCACTGAATGTGGTAAGGCCTTTACTTACAGATCAGAACTCATTatacatcagagaattcacactgggGAAAAACCTTATGAATGTGGTGACTGTGGAAAAGCTTTTACTCAAAAGTCAGCACTCACAGtgcatcagagaattcatacaggagaaaaatcatatgtaTGCATGAAATGTGGACTAGCCTTCATCCAGAAGGCTCACTTGATTGCACATCAAATaattcatacaggagagaaaccttataAGTGTGGCCACTGTGGGAAATCCTTTACTTCCAAGTCACAACTCCATGTACATAAACgaattcacacaggagagaaaccttataTGTGCACTAAATGTGGGAAGGCATTCACTAACAGGTCAAATCTCATTACACATCAGAAAACTCATACTGGAGAGAAGTCTTACATATGTCCtaaatgtggaaaagccttcacACAAAGGTCAGACTTGATTacacatcagagaattcatactggagagaaaccttatgaatgtggTACCTGTGGGAAAGCCTTTACCCAAAAATCACACCTCAATATACATCAGAAAATTCATACTGGAGAAAGGCAGTATGAATGccatgaatgtgggaaagcctttaacCAGAAATCAATACTCATTGTGCATCAGAAaattcatacaggagagaaaccttatgTTTGCAGTGAGTGTGGAAGAGCTTTCATCCGGAAATCAAACTTCATTactcatcagagaattcatactggagagaaaccttatgaatgcaATGATTGTGGGAAATCCTTTACCTCAAAATCTCAGCTCCTGGTACATCAACCAATTCATACAGGAGAAAAACCATATGTGTGTGCTGTttgtgggaaagcctttagtGGCAGGTCAAATCTCAGTAAACACCAGAAAACTCATACTGGAGAAAAGCCCTACATCTGTTCTGAATGTGGGAAGACCTTCAGACAGAAGTCAGAGTTGATTATACATCatagaattcacactggagagaaaccatatgaatgCAGTGACTGTGGCAAATCTTTCACTAAGAAATCACAACTTCAAGTGCATCAGCGAATTCACACAGGAGAAAAGCCTTATATATGTGCTGAGTGTGGGAAGGCTTTCACAGATAGGTCGAATTTGAATAAACACCAGACAACACACACTGGAGACAAACCCTATAAGTGTGTAGTCTGTGGGAAAGGCTTTGTCCAGAAATCTGTGCTCAATGTCCATCAGAGTATTCACACTTGA